A genomic window from Silene latifolia isolate original U9 population chromosome Y, ASM4854445v1, whole genome shotgun sequence includes:
- the LOC141628925 gene encoding uncharacterized protein LOC141628925 encodes MNKRCWFELLNDYKVKLQYHEGKTNLVVDTLSRKVCHAMRSVVVLLDDLHRDFQKMSLEVMLPSTLYLSAMVVEPQILHEIRVKQRDDELQEGVRVAKSKGHAKRFNDGPDDGRRFQDRWCISSYDVLKCEILKEAHSTPYSVHPGGDKMYKVLKLWLWWPNMKKEIVEFVIR; translated from the coding sequence ATGAATAAGAGATGTTGGTTTGAGCTACTTAATGACTACAAGGTTAAGCTtcagtatcatgagggtaagaCAAACCTGGTTGTTGACACTTTAAGTCGCAAAGTGTGTCATGCTATGAGATCTGTGGTGGTGTTGCTTGATGACTTGCATCGAGAtttccagaagatgagccttgaggtgATGCTTCCTAGTACATTAtatttgagtgcgatggttgtTGAACCCCagatccttcatgagatccgagttaagcaaagagatgatGAATTACAAGAAGGTGTTCGAGTCGCTAAAAGCAAAGGTCACGCCAAACGCTTCAACGATGGACCTGATGATGGTCGGCGATTCCAAGATCGTTGGTGTATATCTAGCTATGATGTCTTAAAATGTGAGATTCTCaaggaggctcatagtactccctattcggtcCATCCTGGCGGTGATAAGATGTACAAGGTTCTGAAGCTATGGTTatggtggccgaatatgaagaaagagatcgTCGAGTTTGTGATCCGTTAG